A window of Kribbella voronezhensis genomic DNA:
CTGCGGGCCGTCGACCAAGGTGCGAAGTACAACCGCATTCTCTTCGCTTCGCCGGCGGATCCGGAGCGGCGCAGGTACATGACGATCCGGTCCAGTTTCGACGAGGGCAGGACGTGGCAGTCCGTTGCCGATGGCACCAGGATCACCAGCGACTGGTCCGGGTACTCCGACATGACCGTGCTCGGCACGGGCGAGATCGGGTTGCTCTACGAAGGCGGTACGGTCGATGCCCGCGACCAGATCCGCTTCGCGCGGTTCACCGAGACCGACCTCGGGCTTCCGGATGGTCCGAGCGGTCCGATGACGCCGGACGTTTCCGGGCTGGGGAACAACAGCTACCTGCGCGGCGGGACGACCTCGGTGGCCGGCAGGTTCGGGCAGGCGCGAGATCTGGACGGGGTCGACGACGCGATCCAGCTCCCGTTCGCCGAGTCGCTGGCGGTCGGGGCGGGGGACTTCACCGCGATGGCCTGGATCAAGTACGGCGCCAGTACGGCGAACCAGGCGATCTTCTGGGGTTACGGCATCAACGACTTCTCCCAGTTCTGGCTGCGCGCCGAACCGGGTGACAAGCGGATCCGCGGACTGATCACCACCGGCGGCAACACGGCCGCGGTCGCGACGACGAAGGCCTACAACGACAACGCCTGGCATCACGTCGCCCTGCAGCGCAAAGCGGGAACCCTGTCGATCTGGGTCGACGGCGCTCAGGTGGCGAGTGTCGCCGCACCGATCGGATCGGTCAGCCCGGGCCGGCCGTTCAAGGTGTACGTCGGTCAACGGCTCGACGGGGCGCATCACTTCGACGGGGCGCTGGACGAGGTCCGCATCTATCGGCGGGCGTTGACCTCCGCCGAGATCGGCTCCATCCGGACGACCAACGCGACCACGATTCCCACCGCCGTCCTGGATCTCCCGCTCGAGTAGCACGATCAGACTGGCCTGGCGGACACTACGAGCCGCCAG
This region includes:
- a CDS encoding sialidase family protein — encoded protein: MPSFRRFLIPLVTLLLLTAGLTAAPLQTRPAAAAVTQTVLFDKGFAGYGCYRIPAIVRTRAGTLLAFAEARRTWCADSQEIDLVVRRSVDDGRTWSAQQTVLSGVDGDPDAVSTRGNPTPIVDLETGRIVLLTTMDPGNGTNRPRTPYVQFSDDDGLTFSTARNIAAEIDDPAWGWYATGPVHGIQLTRGAHQGRLVAGTNYDVDGKVAGQLVYSDDHGETWHKGATDLRNDGIVPQEISVVEKVDGGIYAGARNNNGTGGNSRAFAVSNDGGETYVAPYASVDGLTTPTVQGSLLRLRAVDQGAKYNRILFASPADPERRRYMTIRSSFDEGRTWQSVADGTRITSDWSGYSDMTVLGTGEIGLLYEGGTVDARDQIRFARFTETDLGLPDGPSGPMTPDVSGLGNNSYLRGGTTSVAGRFGQARDLDGVDDAIQLPFAESLAVGAGDFTAMAWIKYGASTANQAIFWGYGINDFSQFWLRAEPGDKRIRGLITTGGNTAAVATTKAYNDNAWHHVALQRKAGTLSIWVDGAQVASVAAPIGSVSPGRPFKVYVGQRLDGAHHFDGALDEVRIYRRALTSAEIGSIRTTNATTIPTAVLDLPLE